One window of Tepidanaerobacter acetatoxydans Re1 genomic DNA carries:
- a CDS encoding ABC transporter substrate-binding protein, which translates to MKRKLIAILIFITVFFSTACSDTEHLSPIEPKEPEKQEVAESPQSGGTVSLATTSNLNMDPLMANDEETKAILSLIYEGLVRIDGQGMLQPALAESWQIDEDGKIYTINLRTDVKWHNGETFSSADVKATFDRIKELKKSVKKVERPDFAEFDNIQSYEALDKNTFIISLYKPDADFLYGMTRGILSASFIETLKTSKGTEKTASEYIGTGPFKVVSRSSDSVSLRRNDDYFGEKPYIEGMNIKIFPDNTAIKEAFNKRAVDMINIEPEDWNVFHEMEDVYLLQYPSRYFEFIAVNLTNPILSDVNVRQAMLMGIDRNRILQDTTLGRGLVIDGPILPYSWAFNSNMQQIMYNKRTAAQKLKEAGWEDKDDDGILEKTIGKKKYKLEFELLVNTSNGARYQTASHIEKDLKDLGISVKLTNVTWDELKSKVMSKKYDTAVMGWKLAPNPDLQFMFASSEIKNGYNFVSYSNPELDDILIQAKTDYESKKELLYEAQEIINRDLPYLFLYSPNEILALNKRLKGVEPDPINLFNNINEWWIKQ; encoded by the coding sequence ATGAAAAGAAAACTGATAGCAATATTAATATTTATAACGGTATTTTTTAGCACAGCTTGTTCCGATACAGAGCATTTAAGCCCTATTGAGCCAAAGGAACCGGAGAAACAAGAAGTGGCTGAATCCCCTCAAAGCGGCGGAACGGTTAGTCTTGCCACAACTTCGAATTTAAACATGGACCCTTTAATGGCAAATGATGAGGAAACAAAGGCAATTTTAAGCCTTATTTACGAAGGCCTTGTGAGAATCGATGGTCAAGGTATGCTACAACCTGCTCTTGCTGAAAGTTGGCAAATTGATGAGGATGGTAAAATATACACTATCAATCTAAGAACTGATGTAAAATGGCATAATGGGGAAACATTTTCATCAGCAGATGTCAAAGCTACCTTTGATAGAATAAAAGAATTAAAAAAATCTGTAAAAAAAGTTGAAAGACCGGATTTTGCTGAATTTGACAATATTCAAAGCTACGAAGCGTTGGATAAAAATACTTTTATTATTTCTTTATATAAACCTGATGCTGATTTTTTATACGGCATGACTAGAGGCATCCTTTCAGCATCATTTATTGAAACATTAAAAACAAGTAAAGGTACAGAAAAAACAGCGTCTGAATATATCGGTACAGGGCCTTTTAAAGTAGTTAGTAGGTCAAGCGACTCAGTAAGCTTAAGGAGAAATGATGACTATTTTGGTGAAAAACCATATATAGAAGGAATGAATATCAAAATTTTCCCGGATAATACTGCTATCAAGGAAGCATTTAACAAGCGGGCAGTTGATATGATTAATATTGAACCGGAGGATTGGAATGTATTCCATGAAATGGAAGATGTTTATCTGCTTCAATATCCCTCAAGATATTTTGAATTTATCGCAGTAAACTTAACCAATCCCATATTAAGTGATGTTAATGTGCGCCAAGCTATGCTTATGGGAATTGATCGAAACAGAATTCTCCAGGATACAACTTTAGGACGGGGTTTAGTGATTGACGGTCCAATTTTACCTTATTCGTGGGCTTTTAATTCTAATATGCAACAGATAATGTATAACAAGAGAACGGCAGCACAAAAACTTAAAGAAGCAGGTTGGGAAGACAAAGATGATGATGGAATTTTAGAGAAAACCATTGGTAAAAAGAAATATAAACTCGAATTCGAGTTATTGGTTAATACTTCAAACGGAGCTCGATATCAAACGGCATCCCATATAGAAAAGGATTTAAAAGACTTAGGTATTTCTGTTAAACTTACAAATGTCACATGGGATGAATTAAAAAGCAAGGTTATGAGCAAAAAATACGATACTGCTGTTATGGGGTGGAAACTTGCGCCTAATCCGGATTTGCAGTTTATGTTCGCCAGCAGTGAAATAAAGAACGGGTATAACTTTGTATCATATTCAAATCCCGAACTTGATGATATTTTGATTCAAGCTAAGACAGATTATGAAAGCAAAAAGGAACTTTTGTATGAGGCTCAAGAAATTATAAACCGTGATTTACCATATCTGTTTCTTTACAGTCCTAATGAAATTTTAGCTTTAAACAAAAGGTTAAAAGGAGTCGAGCCTGACCCCATAAACCTGTTCAATAATATAAATGAGTGGTGGATTAAACAATGA
- a CDS encoding ferritin family protein, whose product MNQLPLTQKETMLLQDALSHEQICVLKYNNYANQMQDTELSSMFKTLANREQQHIDTINRLLQQNQSQ is encoded by the coding sequence GTGAATCAGTTGCCATTAACTCAAAAAGAAACCATGCTGCTGCAGGATGCCTTAAGTCATGAACAGATTTGTGTGCTAAAGTATAATAATTATGCAAATCAAATGCAGGACACAGAGCTTTCCTCTATGTTTAAAACCCTTGCAAATCGTGAACAGCAGCACATTGACACTATTAACCGGCTTTTACAACAGAATCAAAGTCAATAA
- a CDS encoding NAD(P)/FAD-dependent oxidoreductase, which translates to MKTTDIAVIGAGPAGLSCAVEAAKAGAKVTVLDENLKPGGQLFKQIHKFFGSREHRAGTRGFRIGRQLLEETERLGVEVLLDAAVYGIYEDRLIAFITNGKDHTLKAEKIVMATGASENALAFPGCTLPGVMGAGAAQTMINVNRVLPGQKIVMVGSGNVGLIVSYQLMQAGAGVVALIEAAPKIGGYGVHASKIRRAGVPIYISTTIKEVVGKEKVEEVITVELDEKWQQVKGTEKQFNADTVCLAVGLSPLTELAWMAGCEFTFIPALGGHVPIHDRNMETTLKGIYVAGDITGVEEASSAMEEGRLAGVACAESLGYYDEKQALELKNQIWGRLDALRTGPFGEGRFTAKLKQINARRQLA; encoded by the coding sequence ATGAAAACAACGGATATCGCCGTAATAGGTGCCGGTCCTGCTGGTCTTTCGTGTGCCGTGGAAGCTGCAAAAGCCGGAGCAAAGGTAACGGTGCTGGATGAAAATTTAAAGCCCGGAGGACAACTCTTTAAGCAAATCCACAAGTTTTTCGGCTCAAGGGAACATAGAGCTGGAACCAGAGGATTTCGTATAGGTCGGCAGCTTTTGGAAGAAACCGAGAGACTTGGTGTAGAAGTGTTGCTCGATGCTGCTGTTTATGGAATTTATGAGGACCGCCTTATAGCTTTTATTACCAATGGTAAAGACCACACTTTAAAAGCCGAAAAGATAGTGATGGCAACCGGTGCCTCAGAAAATGCATTGGCTTTTCCGGGATGCACACTGCCCGGAGTTATGGGTGCAGGTGCGGCACAGACCATGATTAATGTAAATCGGGTTTTGCCGGGACAAAAAATTGTAATGGTAGGGTCTGGCAATGTTGGTCTCATAGTTTCATATCAATTGATGCAGGCAGGAGCCGGTGTAGTTGCATTGATAGAGGCAGCTCCCAAAATAGGCGGATATGGAGTTCATGCCTCAAAGATTCGAAGGGCTGGTGTTCCGATATACATCTCTACCACAATTAAAGAAGTAGTAGGAAAAGAAAAGGTAGAGGAAGTTATCACTGTAGAACTTGATGAGAAGTGGCAACAGGTTAAAGGAACTGAAAAGCAATTTAATGCTGATACTGTTTGCCTTGCTGTTGGACTTTCGCCTTTAACAGAACTTGCTTGGATGGCAGGTTGTGAGTTTACCTTTATACCTGCATTAGGAGGTCATGTCCCTATTCATGACAGAAATATGGAAACAACATTAAAGGGTATATATGTAGCCGGTGATATCACAGGCGTTGAAGAAGCATCTTCTGCTATGGAAGAAGGGAGACTGGCCGGTGTAGCTTGTGCCGAAAGTTTAGGATACTATGATGAAAAACAGGCTCTAGAACTGAAAAATCAAATTTGGGGCCGATTGGATGCATTGCGTACAGGGCCGTTTGGTGAAGGAAGATTTACAGCTAAGCTTAAGCAGATAAATGCGAGGAGGCAACTGGCATGA
- a CDS encoding AzlC family ABC transporter permease, whose protein sequence is MHSSKESDFIFGIKRAAPIVFGYIPVGFALGVMAADIGLNPLEMGLMSAFVYAGSAQFIAVNMLGAAANTIAIIITTCLVNSRHLLFSASLAPHFQGIKQKLITFISFFITDESFAVSITDAEQGPLSHTYYLGLYITAYLSWIFSTVLGTKLGSFIPDTKALGFDFALPGMFLVLLCMQLKNTRYVLVSLISGLLSILFIYLIPGNWNVILATVIAAIVGVFIDNED, encoded by the coding sequence ATGCACTCAAGCAAAGAAAGTGACTTCATTTTTGGAATAAAGCGAGCTGCACCGATTGTATTTGGATATATCCCTGTTGGCTTTGCTCTCGGAGTAATGGCTGCCGATATAGGCCTAAACCCTCTGGAAATGGGTTTAATGTCTGCATTTGTTTACGCTGGTTCGGCTCAATTTATAGCTGTAAATATGCTGGGTGCAGCTGCAAATACCATCGCTATAATAATAACTACATGTTTAGTAAATTCGAGGCATCTATTGTTCAGTGCTTCACTGGCACCGCATTTTCAGGGAATAAAGCAAAAACTCATTACCTTTATTTCTTTCTTTATCACTGATGAAAGTTTTGCTGTAAGCATTACCGACGCAGAACAAGGTCCACTTTCTCACACTTATTATTTAGGTCTTTATATCACCGCTTACTTAAGCTGGATTTTCAGCACTGTTTTAGGTACAAAATTGGGCAGTTTTATACCGGATACAAAAGCCCTTGGTTTTGATTTTGCTCTGCCAGGAATGTTTCTCGTTTTATTATGTATGCAGCTTAAAAACACTAGATATGTCTTGGTTTCATTGATATCAGGCTTGCTTTCTATATTATTCATATATCTAATACCGGGAAACTGGAACGTTATTTTGGCTACCGTAATTGCTGCAATAGTAGGGGTGTTTATAGACAATGAAGATTGA
- a CDS encoding (2Fe-2S)-binding protein gives MRVMHHPILGDETRQFNATITVDGKKIQAIEGEPIAAALLAAGIKKFRETQKYHKPRGIFCAIGRCTDCVMTVDGIPNVRTCVTPVRDGMIINTQKGLGEWGDRL, from the coding sequence TTGCGCGTAATGCACCATCCCATTCTAGGGGATGAAACAAGACAATTTAATGCTACGATTACCGTGGATGGGAAAAAAATACAAGCTATTGAAGGAGAGCCGATCGCCGCTGCCCTTCTTGCCGCGGGCATAAAAAAATTTAGAGAAACTCAAAAATATCATAAACCCAGAGGAATATTTTGTGCAATTGGCCGTTGTACTGATTGCGTAATGACAGTTGACGGTATTCCCAATGTCAGAACATGTGTTACACCGGTTAGAGACGGAATGATTATAAACACTCAGAAAGGTCTTGGGGAGTGGGGTGACAGATTATGA
- a CDS encoding 4Fe-4S dicluster domain-containing protein, with product MTQKSGVIYQGFPSEEELSKIPGVPSKDRIQKGPVACIECVQEIPCNPCEEACPYGAITVGKPITNLPTLDEDKCIGCGTCIAACPGLAIFLLNVSGKKAEVSFPFEYYPLPNKGDEVDCVDREGSAVVKGKVLRIIKSPKYDATAVITVEVPAEYINIVRSIKRLGRSE from the coding sequence ATGACACAAAAATCAGGAGTAATTTATCAAGGGTTTCCTTCGGAAGAGGAGCTTTCTAAAATTCCGGGAGTTCCATCCAAGGACCGCATTCAAAAGGGGCCAGTAGCTTGCATAGAATGTGTCCAAGAGATACCGTGCAATCCATGTGAGGAGGCATGCCCCTATGGTGCCATTACTGTAGGTAAACCAATTACTAATTTGCCAACACTTGATGAAGATAAGTGTATTGGCTGCGGGACATGTATAGCCGCATGTCCGGGACTTGCAATATTTCTATTAAACGTTTCGGGGAAAAAAGCTGAAGTCAGTTTTCCGTTTGAATATTATCCACTACCTAATAAGGGCGATGAAGTTGATTGTGTTGACCGAGAAGGCAGTGCAGTGGTTAAGGGCAAAGTATTAAGAATAATCAAATCTCCAAAATACGATGCTACTGCCGTTATAACGGTTGAAGTACCTGCTGAATATATAAATATCGTTCGGAGTATAAAACGCCTAGGGAGGTCTGAATAA
- a CDS encoding nicotinate phosphoribosyltransferase — MEEIKSLNDVKNIKIDSKRRLFSANHDEILAGMTTDIYFIKTMEILRHMNISTKEVVAEVFPRKSGVMCGVEEVLSLLQNKNIEIYALPEGETFEPKDTVMRIRGSYEEFGIYETVLLGMMAHPSGWATAARSCREAAGDKTCICFGARHVHPAVAPVMERAAVVGGADNASCILAAKLLGREPSGTIPHAAIIMAGDTVKVAKAYDEIMPPDSPRIILVDTFKDEAEEALNVAMALGKDLEGVRLDTPSERGGVTPELIYEIRKRLDQKGYDYVKIFVSGGLSPERIKILIEAGADAFGVGSYISGATPIDMTLDLKMVDGTPVAKRGRIPGLKDNPKLKRMK; from the coding sequence ATGGAAGAAATCAAATCATTAAATGATGTCAAAAACATTAAAATTGATTCAAAAAGGCGATTGTTCTCAGCCAATCACGACGAGATACTTGCCGGAATGACAACAGATATATATTTTATTAAAACCATGGAAATTTTGCGGCATATGAATATTTCAACAAAAGAAGTGGTGGCTGAAGTGTTCCCCAGAAAATCTGGCGTTATGTGCGGCGTTGAAGAGGTTTTAAGTCTTTTACAGAACAAAAACATTGAAATATATGCCCTTCCGGAAGGTGAGACCTTCGAGCCAAAAGACACGGTTATGAGAATAAGAGGTTCTTATGAAGAGTTTGGCATATATGAAACGGTTCTTCTTGGGATGATGGCACATCCTAGTGGATGGGCGACAGCAGCACGCAGTTGCCGTGAAGCTGCAGGAGATAAGACTTGCATATGTTTTGGTGCAAGACATGTCCATCCGGCTGTTGCACCGGTTATGGAGAGAGCGGCAGTAGTAGGTGGTGCTGATAATGCCAGCTGCATTTTAGCAGCGAAACTTCTGGGCAGAGAACCCTCCGGGACTATTCCCCATGCGGCTATAATAATGGCAGGAGATACTGTTAAAGTAGCAAAAGCCTATGATGAGATTATGCCGCCAGATTCTCCGAGAATAATTCTTGTAGATACCTTTAAAGATGAAGCTGAGGAAGCATTAAATGTAGCTATGGCTTTAGGAAAGGACTTGGAAGGTGTAAGGCTGGATACTCCAAGTGAACGCGGGGGTGTCACACCGGAGCTTATATATGAAATTAGAAAGCGATTAGACCAAAAGGGCTATGATTATGTAAAAATATTTGTATCAGGAGGTCTTAGCCCTGAAAGAATAAAGATTCTTATTGAAGCCGGAGCAGATGCTTTTGGCGTTGGCAGCTATATATCCGGTGCTACACCTATAGATATGACATTGGATCTAAAAATGGTAGATGGCACACCTGTTGCCAAACGAGGTCGAATTCCCGGATTAAAGGATAATCCTAAACTTAAAAGAATGAAGTGA
- the thiI gene encoding tRNA uracil 4-sulfurtransferase ThiI, whose amino-acid sequence MESLYLISFGEIALKGGNRPFFERILMQRIKQALRPYDENVRLQKTHGRIYCFTKAPREKVINALKKVFGIVYISPVLSCENDLEQIKRAALEVVKGQKFEGKTFKVETRRPNKSFPLKSPEVSREVGAYILSNLGNLKVDVHNPQIRVDIEIREKAFVYCERVPGPGGLPLGCNGKAVLLLSGGIDSPVAAYMLMKRGVEIEPVYFHSFPFTSDRAKEKVIELCRVLAGYSGQMRLHVVNFTEVLKQISKNTPDEFLTIIMRRMMIRIAQEIAENVGAKALVTGESLGQVASQTMEALVATNEVATMPIFRPLIGCDKIEIMDIAKKIGTYDISIEPYADCCTVFVPQHPKTRPNLLSVQKAESGVDIKKLTEIGLTDIEIIDVQP is encoded by the coding sequence ATGGAGAGTCTTTACTTGATAAGTTTTGGCGAAATTGCCTTAAAAGGTGGAAACAGACCTTTTTTTGAGAGAATTCTGATGCAGCGAATTAAACAAGCATTGAGACCTTATGATGAAAACGTCCGTCTTCAAAAAACTCATGGACGAATTTATTGTTTTACAAAAGCACCGCGGGAAAAAGTTATAAATGCCTTAAAAAAAGTTTTCGGTATAGTTTACATAAGCCCTGTGCTAAGCTGTGAAAATGATTTAGAGCAAATAAAAAGAGCTGCTCTTGAAGTAGTCAAGGGCCAAAAATTTGAAGGTAAAACTTTTAAAGTAGAAACCAGACGACCTAATAAATCTTTTCCGCTTAAATCTCCTGAAGTAAGTAGAGAAGTAGGGGCATATATTTTAAGTAATCTTGGGAATTTAAAAGTCGATGTTCATAATCCTCAAATAAGAGTTGATATCGAAATTCGGGAAAAGGCTTTCGTTTATTGTGAAAGAGTTCCCGGACCGGGAGGGCTGCCACTGGGGTGTAATGGAAAGGCTGTATTATTGCTTTCCGGAGGTATTGACAGTCCGGTAGCTGCTTATATGCTGATGAAGCGAGGAGTTGAAATAGAACCTGTATACTTTCACAGCTTTCCTTTTACAAGTGATAGGGCAAAAGAAAAGGTGATAGAGCTTTGTAGAGTTTTAGCAGGGTATTCGGGTCAAATGCGATTGCACGTGGTAAATTTCACGGAAGTTTTAAAGCAAATTAGTAAAAATACTCCTGATGAATTTTTAACTATAATTATGCGGCGAATGATGATACGAATAGCTCAAGAAATTGCTGAGAATGTAGGTGCAAAAGCGCTGGTAACGGGAGAGAGCTTGGGGCAAGTAGCAAGTCAAACAATGGAAGCCCTAGTTGCAACCAATGAAGTTGCTACAATGCCGATATTTCGCCCGCTTATCGGTTGTGATAAAATAGAGATTATGGATATCGCAAAGAAAATAGGAACATATGACATTTCCATAGAGCCGTATGCGGATTGTTGTACGGTTTTCGTACCTCAGCATCCTAAAACGCGTCCAAATCTTTTAAGTGTTCAAAAAGCCGAGAGTGGGGTTGATATAAAAAAATTGACAGAAATAGGTCTTACGGATATTGAAATCATAGATGTGCAACCATAG
- the queG gene encoding tRNA epoxyqueuosine(34) reductase QueG, which yields MDIKQDIIYFSKEIGLDKVGFTTAKPFLQEKEVLLERKAKNLISPFEEQDIEIRCDPEKSLPGAKTIICFAMGYLIYSQSSLEAVSSHIESRSEGKISRYAQVKDYHVILSEKLRHVVDFISKKRPGRFKIIVDTGSLIEKAAARRAGLGWIGENTCFFTPELGSWIFLGEILTDIEIEPDSHIESNCNGCGSCVSACPTGALMAPFQINPYRCLSYITQIRGHIPEEFRKALGDRVFGCDTCQEVCPCNQKVKIPNHKEFIPDIPAERDLEKLAILSKQDFNMMFNNIAAGWRGRNVIRRNAVCALGNLRSENTRNLLKVLTKDPSEIVREQARWSLQNYLCR from the coding sequence ATGGATATAAAGCAAGATATAATTTATTTTTCAAAGGAAATAGGCTTGGATAAAGTCGGTTTTACAACAGCTAAGCCATTTTTGCAGGAAAAGGAAGTTTTATTAGAAAGGAAGGCAAAAAATTTAATATCCCCTTTCGAAGAACAGGATATTGAAATCAGATGTGATCCGGAAAAATCCTTACCGGGTGCTAAAACCATTATATGTTTTGCCATGGGTTATCTTATATATTCGCAAAGCTCATTAGAGGCTGTTTCATCTCACATAGAAAGTAGGTCTGAGGGAAAAATTTCCAGGTATGCCCAAGTTAAGGATTACCACGTCATACTAAGTGAAAAATTAAGACATGTTGTTGATTTTATTTCAAAAAAACGTCCCGGCAGATTTAAGATTATAGTTGATACAGGTAGCCTCATTGAAAAAGCTGCTGCCAGACGAGCAGGTTTAGGATGGATTGGCGAAAATACATGCTTTTTTACACCAGAATTAGGCTCGTGGATATTTTTAGGGGAGATTCTAACAGATATTGAAATCGAACCGGACAGCCATATTGAAAGTAACTGCAACGGATGCGGCAGCTGCGTAAGTGCGTGCCCTACGGGGGCACTGATGGCACCTTTTCAAATAAATCCGTACAGATGTCTTTCTTATATTACCCAGATCAGGGGGCATATTCCGGAAGAATTCAGAAAAGCTCTTGGTGATAGGGTTTTTGGATGTGATACATGTCAGGAGGTTTGTCCTTGTAATCAGAAAGTAAAAATTCCCAATCATAAAGAGTTTATACCCGATATTCCGGCAGAAAGAGATTTGGAAAAGCTTGCAATATTGAGCAAGCAAGATTTTAATATGATGTTTAATAATATAGCTGCCGGCTGGCGTGGAAGAAACGTCATTCGCCGAAATGCCGTATGTGCATTGGGAAACCTGAGAAGTGAAAATACTAGAAATTTACTTAAGGTACTAACTAAGGATCCATCGGAAATTGTAAGAGAACAAGCTCGTTGGTCATTACAGAATTATTTGTGCCGTTAA
- a CDS encoding AzlD domain-containing protein — translation MKIDLGYIYLVIAMGIVTYLPRMLPATLLSNRKIPEFFIKFLRFVPAAVLSALFFPGVIMAENKLNITFSNPLLLASLLTFPIAYKTRNMFATVLSGMGFVILFNYII, via the coding sequence ATGAAGATTGACTTGGGTTACATATATCTTGTCATTGCAATGGGAATCGTAACTTATCTTCCGAGAATGTTGCCTGCGACTTTGCTGTCAAACAGAAAAATCCCAGAATTTTTTATAAAGTTCTTGAGATTTGTTCCTGCGGCAGTGCTTTCTGCGCTGTTTTTCCCCGGTGTAATTATGGCAGAAAATAAATTGAATATTACTTTCTCTAACCCCCTGTTATTAGCTTCTTTGCTGACCTTTCCCATCGCTTACAAAACAAGAAACATGTTTGCAACTGTGCTGTCAGGAATGGGTTTTGTTATATTATTCAATTACATTATATAA
- a CDS encoding cysteine desulfurase family protein: MNLRQVYLDNSSTTKVLDEAAQTVFDVMTVYFGNPSSLHGKGIEAEKIMKQAREKVAQVLGVDPGEIYFTSGGTESNNWAIKGAAHNLRRQGNHIITTYIEHPSVLEVFKALENEGFKTTYLKVNKEGFIDISELKNALTPETILASVMYVNNEVGSIQPIEDIAEIIKTHNKNILFHVDAVQAFGKMPLVPNLKGIDLLSLSGHKIYGPKGIGALFVRDKVRIEPLLHGGGQESGLRSGTENMPGIAGLGVAAEACFNNMINWQSKMEELKKHLKDGILKGIPDTVLNGPDIGAPHILNISFLGTKGEILLHALEAKGIYVSTGSACSSHKSGTSHVLRALGKSPEEQDSALRFSLSPFLSSDDMDYTIRVLTEEVNEIRKFVRR; the protein is encoded by the coding sequence ATGAATTTGAGGCAGGTATATCTTGATAACAGTTCGACAACTAAGGTTTTGGATGAAGCAGCACAAACTGTTTTTGATGTAATGACAGTGTATTTTGGTAATCCTTCTTCTCTGCACGGAAAGGGAATTGAAGCCGAGAAAATAATGAAGCAGGCACGCGAGAAAGTAGCGCAAGTATTAGGTGTAGACCCTGGCGAAATATATTTTACCTCAGGTGGAACAGAATCTAATAATTGGGCTATTAAGGGAGCTGCTCACAACCTTCGACGGCAGGGCAATCATATTATAACCACATATATTGAACACCCATCGGTTTTAGAGGTATTTAAGGCTCTTGAAAACGAGGGCTTTAAAACTACGTATCTTAAAGTGAATAAGGAAGGTTTTATAGACATAAGTGAATTAAAAAATGCATTAACACCGGAAACCATTCTTGCAAGTGTTATGTATGTAAACAATGAAGTAGGGTCGATTCAGCCCATAGAGGATATAGCCGAAATTATTAAAACACATAACAAAAATATACTTTTTCACGTTGATGCGGTACAGGCTTTTGGGAAAATGCCTCTTGTTCCTAATTTGAAAGGTATTGATTTATTGTCTTTGAGTGGTCATAAAATATATGGTCCTAAAGGGATTGGTGCTCTTTTTGTAAGAGATAAAGTGCGCATAGAACCCCTTTTACATGGCGGTGGTCAGGAATCAGGCCTTCGTTCGGGAACGGAAAATATGCCAGGAATTGCTGGATTGGGTGTGGCAGCCGAAGCTTGCTTTAATAATATGATAAATTGGCAAAGTAAAATGGAGGAGCTTAAAAAACACTTAAAAGATGGTATACTAAAAGGAATACCGGACACAGTTTTAAATGGTCCTGATATAGGAGCTCCACATATTCTAAATATTTCTTTCCTTGGTACAAAGGGAGAAATACTTTTACATGCGCTTGAGGCAAAAGGTATATATGTATCTACAGGTTCGGCTTGTTCCTCACACAAGAGTGGAACAAGTCATGTGTTAAGAGCCTTAGGTAAGAGTCCTGAAGAACAGGATAGTGCTTTAAGGTTTAGCCTATCACCTTTTCTTTCATCAGATGATATGGATTATACCATACGAGTCCTTACCGAAGAAGTAAATGAAATAAGAAAGTTTGTAAGGAGGTAA
- a CDS encoding cysteine hydrolase family protein — translation MKALLVIDMLKDFIYEGGALSVGPQGKAIIGFIKEKINNFREHDYPVIFICDNHEKNDKEFEMFAPHCIAGTCGAKIIEDLDVKDDDKIIVKRRYSAFFGTDLDLYLRENKVDEIFLAGVCTNICVLYTAADARNLAYKVNIYKDGVASFDEEAHDFALKEAKNTLGCLII, via the coding sequence GTGAAAGCCTTACTTGTTATCGATATGCTGAAAGATTTTATCTATGAAGGCGGTGCTTTGAGTGTGGGGCCGCAAGGTAAAGCCATTATAGGGTTTATAAAGGAAAAAATAAACAATTTCAGGGAGCATGACTATCCGGTTATATTTATTTGTGATAACCATGAAAAAAACGATAAAGAGTTTGAGATGTTTGCTCCTCACTGTATTGCCGGAACTTGCGGTGCGAAAATAATCGAAGATTTGGATGTAAAAGATGATGATAAAATAATAGTAAAAAGACGTTACAGTGCCTTTTTTGGAACTGATTTAGATCTATATTTAAGGGAAAATAAAGTTGATGAAATATTTCTAGCGGGTGTTTGTACAAATATTTGTGTGCTTTATACCGCTGCTGATGCTAGAAATTTGGCGTATAAAGTGAATATTTACAAAGATGGAGTAGCTTCTTTTGATGAAGAGGCACATGATTTTGCATTAAAAGAGGCAAAAAATACATTAGGCTGTTTGATTATTTAA
- a CDS encoding spore coat protein, translated as MNQTQNKNIAGTNIDKDILNDMLMTEKYVSGTYETAVMEAANETVRDTLRQIQDEEQQHAKMIFDAMNQRGWYTPQ; from the coding sequence ATGAATCAGACACAAAACAAAAACATAGCCGGAACTAATATTGATAAGGATATCCTAAACGATATGCTTATGACAGAAAAATATGTTTCCGGAACTTACGAAACAGCCGTAATGGAGGCAGCTAACGAAACTGTAAGGGATACACTTCGACAGATTCAAGATGAAGAACAGCAGCATGCAAAGATGATCTTTGACGCTATGAATCAGCGCGGCTGGTACACGCCACAGTAA
- a CDS encoding DUF896 domain-containing protein — translation MISKEQIARINELYKKQKNGGLSEEEKKEQAYLRRLYIDSMKSNLKSQLDSIKIVEPSNYCNHQHEDKNCGHSGHRKGCSCKNH, via the coding sequence ATGATATCGAAGGAACAAATCGCTCGCATCAACGAACTTTATAAAAAACAAAAAAATGGCGGTCTTTCCGAAGAAGAAAAAAAAGAGCAGGCATACCTACGCCGGCTTTATATTGATTCTATGAAGTCAAATCTCAAATCACAGTTAGACAGCATAAAAATTGTAGAGCCTTCAAACTACTGTAATCATCAACACGAGGATAAAAACTGCGGTCATTCGGGACATCGCAAGGGATGCAGCTGCAAAAACCATTAA